GCGTCGCACCACCATCCGTGGTGCGACGCACGTGAGCTGCCTGCCACTCCGGCGGATGCAGATCGTGGCGTCGTCGGCGCCGATGCCCGGGCCAGTGTCGCGGACCGGAGCCCGCACCCAAACCCGTCAGCGTTTACGCAGATGAGACGTTGATTCTCGGACGCGTTTTCGGACAGCCGCCCACGCGGCGAGCCGTTCTCCAAACCGTTCTAGAATCAAGCTCAAGTAACAGGCCCTCTTCGAGATGGAGGATGTCCTCGCGGGAGCATCGGAGTCGGCTGACACGCGGGAATTGCGCCTCCGCCCGTGGAGTGAATACCGCCGTCGACCGGGAGACGGTCGCTGATACCACGGCGGGCGCGAAGGATACTCCATGGTCGTTCGCTCCTCTCTACGAGCACAACGTACCCCGCCGAGCGGCGTATGACGCCCGCCATGAAGGCATAGCGCTGAGTTATGCGAGCGACTCATCGGGGGCTGGGCACGGGGCGCCCCCGCGTCTGGGCCGCCCTCTGGCACCGCGCGGCTAAGATCTGTCCTGGCTGGTAGATGGCCACGCCGCCGGTCATGGCCGTGCCAAGCAGCAGTGCCCCCATTAGCGGCCTCCGTCATAGTCCGCGGGGTTTCGGTAGCAGCGGGCCTGTCAAATATGGGCGGGGCAAAGCATGGCCTCATAAACCCCGGTTTGCGGGCGTTCCCCGGCCGTCTGATTGTTGCGGACCGCTACGTACTACGGCTTGCGATTAGACCACTCGCGGGGCACGCTCCTCCGTGACAGCCAGTGCTTCCGCTAACGCCTGCGCGTCGGATAGCGCCTCCCCGGCAGCCCACGCCGCCGCAAACGCCGCCTCACCGAGAGCGTCGCGGGCGGCGGCGAGCGTGCGCTCGTACCAGGGTCGTGCGAGGTGTTCCACCCACGCGATGCGCAGCGTTGGCAGTGCCTGCGCCACGGCTATGAGCCGGGTGGCCTGCTCGGGCCAGCCGCGCTCAAGCGCGTACCGCCCCAGCCCGGCCAGCGCCACGCATACCGTGGGCCGCTGCACGCGGAGCCGCCGCGTGCCCTGCGCGTGCGCCGCCCGGAGACAGCGCGCGAAGCGGTCGGCTGCCCGCTCATCCTGATGCGTCAGTTGCTCTGCCAGACCCATTAAGACGTAGATGGCAGCGTCATAGCGGTGGTCTCCGAGTGCGTCTGCTAGCTCCAGCGCCTCTTCACCGTAGGCCCGTGCACGCCCCGGGTCGTACGCCGCGAGCGCCAGCGGCAGCAGATCGAAGAGCGTCCAGAGCACGTGCGTCAGATCGCCCGCCTGGCGTAGCTGCGCCAGGGCCTCCAGGAGCAAGCCCTCCCCACGCCGTACATCGTGCTGCGCCAGGGCCAACTGGCCCAGCCGGCGCGTCGTTTGCGCCAGCCACAGCGGGTCCTGCTGCGCCCGGGCTAAGGCGAACGCCTCCTCCGCGGCGGCGACGGCGCTGGCGAGATCCCCGTTCACGGCCGCCACGTTCGCCAGCATGTGGAGCGCCATGGTCAGACCCCACGCGTCGCCGGTGCGCCGCCAGAGGGCGACGCTCTCCTCTACCCCGGCCCGGCGCCTGCCACGGTCGGGGTGCGTCAGTCCTGCGTGACTGAGGGCGAACGCGACGCCGCGCGGCTCGCCCACCTGCCGCCACAATGCTAAGGCGGCGGTAAACTGCGCCTGCGCGGCAGCGAGATCGTCCTGGAACGCAGCAAGGACTCCCGCGCCGGCCAACGCCACGGCCCGGCTCGCCGCGGACGCCGGCGCCCCGGCCCCCAACGCGAGCCCTAACCAGTGCCGCCCCTCCGTTAGCTGTCCCGACACGCACCAGAAGGCGCTCAGCAGGCCGGCCAGCTGCAGCACCTGCTCCCCACCGTCGACCGCCGCCGCGGTGAGCCCCCAGGCGAGGGCGGTGCGGAGATTGTCGTGCTCTGCCGCCAACTGCGCCTGCCAGGCGGGACTCACCGCCGCGGGGTACGGCGCCGGGTTGGCCGCCTGCGCCAGGCTGAGGCACCAGCGGGCGTGCCCGGCTCGGACCGTGCCGGCCTCGCCGCTCGCCTCCAGCTGCTCGCGCGCGAACTCGCGAATCGTCTCCAGCATGGTGAAGCGTGGCTCATCCGCGCCGTCGGCACCGTCCCGCAGCAGACTCTTCTCCACGAGGGAGCTGAGGCCGTCCAGCACGTCAAGGTCTCCCGCAGCGTTGCAGACCGCCTCTGCTGCCGCCAGCGTGCAGCCCCCGGCGAAGACGGCCAGCCGGCGAAACAGCGCTTGCTCGGCAGGCAGCAGCAACTCGTAGCTCCAGGCGATGGCGTCGCGCAGCGACTGTTGCCGCGCCGGCGCGTCCCGAGCACCGCCGGTCAGCATCGGCAGCCGCTGCTCCAGACGGTCGAGGATCGTGGCGGGTGGCACCGCGCGGATCCGCGCTGCGGCCAGCTCGATCGCCAACGGCAAGCCCTCGAGCCGGGTGCAAATCGCGCTGACGACCGCGCCGTTCGCATCCGTGAGCGTGAAGTCGGGGCGAACGGCGCGGGCGCGGGCCACGAACAGCTGCACGGCCGGATTGGCGGCCAAGGCGGCTGGGTTGGCAGCCCGCTCCGGCACCGGCAGCGGCGCGAGCGGGTACTCCTGCTCGCCGCGCAGGCGCAATGGCGCCCGGCTCGTGACCAGCAGGGTGACGGCCGGGGCCATCTGTACCAAGCGCCCAACGTCCTCCACTGCGGCCAACAGGTGCTCGAAATTATCCAGGACGAGCAGCACCTGCTTCGTCCCCAAAAAGGCCACAAGTCGCTCCAGGAGCGGGAGACCGGGCTGTTCCCGAAGGCGTAGCGCCTGGGCGATGGCGGCGCCCACCTGCGTTGGGTCGGTGAGCGGTGCCAGATCGACGAAGCATACGCCGTCGGCGAAAGCGGCGCGCCGGCCATGCGCTACCGCTACGGCGAGCCTGGTCTTGCCCGCCCCACCAGGCCCGGTGATGGTGAGCAACCGCGTGCGCGCCAGCAGGGCGGTGAGGTCAGCCAACTCCTGCTCACGCCCGATCAAGCCGCTTAGCGGGACCGGTAGGTCGGTGGGCACCCCCACGGAGCGGGGGTCGCGCACGAACTGCAGCACCGGCGGGCTGAGCAGCGCCTGCTTGCCACTTCGGGCTGCAGCCAGCAGCTCCCGGAGTTCGGCTTCCGCGAGCGTCTGCCCACGCAGCGGGCCGTCCGTATAGCGGCGCAGCAGCCCTTCCTCCCGTAGCAGAGTGAGGAGGGCCGCCTCCGCGACCGCGTCGGGCACGTTATCGCCACGCTCCCAACGCTGGACCGTGCTCAGGCTG
This is a stretch of genomic DNA from Dehalococcoidia bacterium. It encodes these proteins:
- a CDS encoding AAA family ATPase; this translates as MLRALREAGGITRAGWAARLGYSLSTVQRWERGDNVPDAVAEAALLTLLREEGLLRRYTDGPLRGQTLAEAELRELLAAARSGKQALLSPPVLQFVRDPRSVGVPTDLPVPLSGLIGREQELADLTALLARTRLLTITGPGGAGKTRLAVAVAHGRRAAFADGVCFVDLAPLTDPTQVGAAIAQALRLREQPGLPLLERLVAFLGTKQVLLVLDNFEHLLAAVEDVGRLVQMAPAVTLLVTSRAPLRLRGEQEYPLAPLPVPERAANPAALAANPAVQLFVARARAVRPDFTLTDANGAVVSAICTRLEGLPLAIELAAARIRAVPPATILDRLEQRLPMLTGGARDAPARQQSLRDAIAWSYELLLPAEQALFRRLAVFAGGCTLAAAEAVCNAAGDLDVLDGLSSLVEKSLLRDGADGADEPRFTMLETIREFAREQLEASGEAGTVRAGHARWCLSLAQAANPAPYPAAVSPAWQAQLAAEHDNLRTALAWGLTAAAVDGGEQVLQLAGLLSAFWCVSGQLTEGRHWLGLALGAGAPASAASRAVALAGAGVLAAFQDDLAAAQAQFTAALALWRQVGEPRGVAFALSHAGLTHPDRGRRRAGVEESVALWRRTGDAWGLTMALHMLANVAAVNGDLASAVAAAEEAFALARAQQDPLWLAQTTRRLGQLALAQHDVRRGEGLLLEALAQLRQAGDLTHVLWTLFDLLPLALAAYDPGRARAYGEEALELADALGDHRYDAAIYVLMGLAEQLTHQDERAADRFARCLRAAHAQGTRRLRVQRPTVCVALAGLGRYALERGWPEQATRLIAVAQALPTLRIAWVEHLARPWYERTLAAARDALGEAAFAAAWAAGEALSDAQALAEALAVTEERAPRVV